A window of Argopecten irradians isolate NY chromosome 1, Ai_NY, whole genome shotgun sequence contains these coding sequences:
- the LOC138325009 gene encoding monocarboxylate transporter 10-like, with amino-acid sequence MSDHLDVQKPLNAHRNGLENGGTAAAKERTCDHTVGEFVHPDGGWGWVVCFTSMLTNGTVFGVINTFGIIYVVMLEEYANGDPNISLKTSFVGSVCTGVTFLMCIVSSILSDRIGIRPIAVTGAVLGMAGLIISAFVKELEFLYLSYGVLLGVGAAFSYSPSLVILGHYFKKHMGLVNGMVAFGSALFTIALSLGLPKMLEVLKIRYTFLVLAGCYFILIIGAFTWKPLIKKDNLASMALSTESVYEHCNDCCTWTKKFLNVRIFRNRAYVIWCLSLGIALIGYFVPFVHLVKHTRDVFPGEDGNLLITFLQITSGIGRLVFGKVADLPFVNRVYLQQASFFVMGVVTACIPLSSSYGGLVAISLIFGLCDGIFVCLLGPIAFDIVGHREASQAIGFLLGVFSVPFVVGPPTAGVIYDSMHSYDLAFYIAGGTPILGSLVMFFIPKVKQNYPGATEVENFASISMMDLRDRVTTKGVEMDRYNARGGPSTTELQIVRADDIVFKNGHIDLEPSDVVDITLKVEMKRKDTGEETKLLSDENNSHNDSLQSSKTNHRQSENEQLSESDTETGSIHDETFDINEQNYEADNLLKEVNECLKERNSPISEV; translated from the exons ATGAGTGATCACCTGGATGTGCAAAAACCTCTGAACGCTCATAGGAACGGCCTGGAGAATGGAGGTACCGCTGCTGCAAAGGAGAGGACATGTGACCATACGGTCGGGGAATTTGTACACCCTGACGGAGGTTGGGGATGGGTGGTGTGCTTCACGTCAATGCTCACCAACGGGACGGTGTTCGGAGTCATCAACACGTTCGGTATTATATATGTGGTGATGCTTGAAGAATACGCCAATGGAGATCCGAACATTTCTTTGAAAACAT cGTTTGTTGGCTCCGTTTGCACTGGCGTGACATTTTTGATGTGCATCGTTTCCAGTATTCTCAGTGATAGAATCGGAATACGTCCTATCGCAGTGACTGGTGCAGTATTAGGAATGGCTGGCCTGATAATCAGCGCCTTTGTAAAAGAATTAGAGTTTCTCTATCTTTCCTACGGTGTTTTACTCGGTGTAGGTGCAGCTTTCTCCTATTCCCCGTCCTTGGTGATCCTAGGCCACTACTTCAAGAAACACATGGGACTTGTAAATGGTATGGTGGCGTTTGGAAGTGCCTTATTTACTATAGCCTTATCACTTGGGCTCCCAAAGATGTTAGAAGTATTAAAAATCCGATATACTTTTCTTGTGCTCGCTGGATGTTACTTCATCCTCATCATCGGTGCTTTTACCTGGAAACCTTTAATAAAGAAGGACAATCTGGCCTCGATGGCATTATCAACAGAAAGTGTGTACGAACATTGTAATGATTGTTGTACATGGACAAAAAAGTTTTTGAATGTTAGAATATTTCGTAACAGAGCCTATGTGATTTGGTGTCTTTCACTCGGCATCGCTCTGATAGGCTATTTTGTACCTTTCGTTCATTTG GTAAAACATACCAGGGATGTATTCCCGGGAGAAGATGGGAATCTGCTCATCACGTTTCTTCAGATCACCTCCGGCATTGGCCGACTAGTGTTTGGCAAAGTTGCCGATTTACCCTTTGTCAATCGAGTTTACCTGCAGCAAGCATCGTTTTTTGTTATGGGTGTCGTGACTGCATGCATTCCACTTTCCTCTAGCTACGGAGGGTTAGTTGCTATAAGCCTAATATTTGGACTTTGCGatggaatatttgtttgtttactggGACCAATTGCTTTCGACATCGTTGGACATAGAGAAGCATCACAAGCAATAGGCTTCTTGCTTGGTGTTTTCTCTGTACCTTTTGTTGTTGGACCACCTACAGCTG GTGTTATCTATGATTCCATGCACTCCTATGATCTGGCCTTCTATATTGCTGGAGGGACGCCGATATTGGGTTCACTGGTCATGTTTTTTATTCCAAAAGTTAAACAG AATTATCCTGGTGCCACTGAAGTGGAGAATTTTGCCTCAATATCTATGATGGACCTTCGTGATAGAGTCACAACGAAGGGTG TGGAAATGGACAGATATAACGCCAGGGGTGGTCCATCAACTACTGAACTTCAGATAGTACGAGCAGACGATATTGTGTTCAAAAATGGCCATATCGACCTGGAGCCATCTGATGTAGTCGATATAACGCTAAAGGTTGAGATGAAAAGGAAAGATACTGGTGAGGAAACAAAGTTGTTGTCCGATGAAAATAATTCTCACAACGATAGCTTACAAAGCAGTAAAACAAATCACAGACAAAGTGAAAATGAACAATTATCAGAGTCTGACACTGAGACCGGAAGTATACATGATGAAACATTTGACATAAATGAACAAAATTATGAAGCAGATAATCTGTTGAAAGAAGTCAACGAATGCTTAAAGGAAAGAAATTCGCCAATCTCAGAAGTTTAA